CAGCCTTACTTGGCATCTCCCGATTGTACGATCCATCATAGTACAACAACAACTTAACAAACTATCTGCAACAACTCCCGCTATGGATCTTTTGGCGCTTATGGAAGAGTCGAAATATTCTAACTTTTCAGAAAAGGTGCATTCCATGGGACGATAATCTTCGATTAGCAAAGAGAGACGCTTCTGAATGGCAGGACATTGCGGATCACCCCCAACTATCAGCACCATCCCACCGGCGACAACATGATGATCAGAGAACAAGCTGTTGGACAAGACCACCCCACGGCTGAAAGAAGGAGACAGGTTTATATGGCGGGATGAGttttgatcgatattaatatgagACATCTcaataaaattcaatattatagtatatcaaaataaatgcTAATCTTTTTTGACACATCTAAATGTGTATTTGTAATACAAAGTTACTAAATTACGTATGTTCTACGAGTTAAATCTAAAAGCAtcgaaaatttaaattatataattttaatacaaaattaataaatagaaaataaaatattgtcaTGTGGTATACTTTTGGTCAAGtcctaaaaaataaaaaaatatgaaacttaTTAATATCGTAAACTTACGACTCATTAAAAACCATACACAAACttatcaaaaattattaaccaACACAAATAACCATAATctaatatataacaaattctaattttataaaaattaaaaaataaataaaatatttaacatgcAGTGTATTTCAGATTATATCCTAATTTGTTATCAATAGACGAAGAAATtgttatgtttcaaaaaaaaatctttagcaaataaaaaaaggaagctGAAAAATAAGTTAGAAGTCCAAATTAATAAGCCGGTTGCATGAAAAAAGAAGtcagaaaaaaaggaaagtacAACATCGGAGAGAATCTAAAAACAAACACTCATAATAGCagtatataacaaacaaacaaaaaaaaaaaaaaacggttaAGATCTAAACTCTCTCCGTACAATCCAACGGTTGTCACTAAACTAGGATGGCTTTAAACCTAGTAACTCacataaacccaaaaaccGGACCCGTATTTGCCAGTTACCACCGAAACCGAATCAAAAACCCTTAATTTCGACCTAAACTTTGCCATATTAATACAACTCTCAAAACACAACTCTCAAAACTTCCCCTGTTTGGTCCGAAACCGAAACTACTAACCCTAATCTCTCACATCACATAAACAATCACTTCACATAGCCGCAAAATTTAATGGCAGACGTCAAGGTTCAATCCGAATCCGAATCCTCGGATTCTCATCCCTTGGTCGACTATCAATCACTTCCACCTTATCCTCCGCCGCATCCACCGGTTGAAGTAGAGGAGAATCAACCAAAAACATCTCCGACTCCGCCGCCGCCACACTGGATGCGTTATCCACCGGTGTTAATGCCTCAGATGATGTACGCGCCGCCGCCACCGATGCCGTTCTCACCTTATCATCAATATCCGAATCACCACCACTTTCACCATCAATCTCGTGGTAATAAGCATCAAAACGCTTTTAATGGTGAGAATAAAACTATTTGGGTTGGTGATTTGCAAAACTGGATGGATGAGGCTTATCTTAATTCTGCTTTTACTTCCGCCGAAGAGgtttgcttctctctctctctctctgtcatTATTGCAAAACATTTATGTATCTCTTGATTAGTGTCTTAGATTGTGTATTAACAGTTTCTTGATTCTGTTTCGTTGACTTTTAATGCTTTGACATGcctttttcagtttctctaTGTACTTGTTGGTAAagtttgctctgtttttttctttctttgtgaaTTTGGTCTAAAGGTGTGTACTTTATGTTTAATGCAGAGAGAGATTGTTTCGCTGAAGGTGATTCGTAATAAGCACAATGGTTCATCGGAAGGATATGGATTTGTGGAGTTTGAGTCCCATGATGTAGCTGATAAGGTTTTGCAGGAGTTTAACGGGGCGCCTATGCCAAATACTGACCAACCTTTTCGTTTGAACTGGGCTAGTTTTAGCACCGGTGAGAAGCGGTTAGAGAACAATGGACCTGATCTCTCTATATTTGTTGGGGATTTGGCGCCAGATGTTTCGGATGCTTTGTTGCACGAGACCTTCTCTGAGAAGTATCCGTCGGTTAAAGCTGCCAAAGTTGTCCTTGATGCTAATACTGGTAGATCAAAGGGGTATGGGTTTGTGAGGTTTGGAGATGAGAATGAAAGGACCAAAGCAATGACTGAGATGAATGGTGTTAAATGCTCTAGTAGAGCTATGCGTATCGGTCCTGCTACCCCAAGGAAAACTAATGGTTATCAACAACAAGGTAAGTTCTCTCCAATGCAATATCTTTGTGTATCTATGCTCATGTTAGGTTCTTGGTATTGCAACAATATGTTTTAAGTCTCTTGTGTACATAACTATTTGATGGATCTGGTAGGTGGATACATGCCGAGTGGTGCCTTTACGCGTTCTGAAGGGGACACAATCAACACaacagtaattttttttttcatagtATCTTTCATTTGATTGTGTGACAAGAGAAGgttgatcttctttttattttattttaaacatagaTATTTGTTGGAGGGCTTGACTCTAGTGTCACTGATGAAGACTTAAAGCAACCTTTCTCTGAATTCGGGGAAATAGTGTCTGTCAAGATTCCTGTTGGTAAAGGATGCGGATTTGTTCAGTTTGTTAACAGGTAACATATAATTGCCTTATCTAACCATGGATTAAGTAGTTTCTCACGGTAAtagatttgatgttttaaacaTTTGGTTGCAGACCAAATGCAGAGGAGGCTTTGGAAAAACTCAATGGGACTGTAATTGGCAAACAAACAGTCCGGCTTTCTTGGGGCCGTAATCCAGCCAATAAGCAGGTAAATCCCACTTTCTATCTGCATTAGTGTAGAACAAACGTATCAAaatgttctcttttttataGTAATGTTCATAAAATGTTAAACGCCTTGTGatacatatttaatttaaaatattgtggttcatttgctttgtttgatcttagtttggtttggttatggATTGGTATAAGACTACTGTTATGGTTTCTCTTTGAAAGAAAGTTTGGTTTGCTGTGGTTTTTACCCCCTAAAGTACTTCACTTATGTGATTAGCTTTGAATGGCTCTGCTTGACACATCTCTGATTCTTACAAGTTTTATGTTGTGTTGCAGCCTAGAGATAAGTATGGAAACCAATGGGTTGATCCGTACTATGGAGGACAGTTTTACAATGGGTATGGATACATGGTACCTCAACCTGACCCGAGAATGTATCCTGCTGCACCTTACTATCCAATGTACGGTGGTCATCAGCAACAAGTTAGCTGAGGAAACTAAAAGCTTAATCTGAGCATCTATCTATAGGACAACAAAAACTCACTCAGGTTAGGTGATGTTAGGAGGTATAAGGCAAAAGTGGTTGGCTTCTTGTCTCTACttgagtttagggtttatcatCTTTTGGACATCGAATTTTGGTGGAAATCATACAGTAATTTAGGAGACTTggatttgattgattaatttgatttgtttcttctgatcTTTTTGACTATTGAACTTATTGATCAAAGAAGTGAGTTGCACCaatcgagtttttttttttctcttttggtaaGCATGTCATTAGTTTGACGTTGTGGAGTGGAACGAATCTAAAACACTTAGTTAGCTTTCATATCCTTTATTTCTATGGTCTCAAAGCCTCTTTGGACCGTCTCGAGGAGGCTTACTCCTCAACAACTTAGCTATTTTTTATGGTACACATATAGTATTAGAATAATTAGAACCTAGAAAGATGAGGACTTGAATAGTTTGGGGGAATCAGTATTTCGCCAATCCTTAGTATCACACTATCACCACATAATTTTAATACAATGTCGTCGTTAATCACAGCCAAAACTCAACAATATTAATACTATTTATTATACGTAAAAGCTTTA
This sequence is a window from Arabidopsis thaliana chromosome 1 sequence. Protein-coding genes within it:
- the RBP47C' gene encoding RNA-binding protein 47C'; its protein translation is MADVKVQSESESSDSHPLVDYQSLPPYPPPHPPVEVEENQPKTSPTPPPPHWMRYPPVLMPQMMYAPPPPMPFSPYHQYPNHHHFHHQSRGNKHQNAFNGENKTIWVGDLQNWMDEAYLNSAFTSAEEREIVSLKVIRNKHNGSSEGYGFVEFESHDVADKVLQEFNGAPMPNTDQPFRLNWASFSTGEKRLENNGPDLSIFVGDLAPDVSDALLHETFSEKYPSVKAAKVVLDANTGRSKGYGFVRFGDENERTKAMTEMNGVKCSSRAMRIGPATPRKTNGYQQQGGYMPSGAFTRSEGDTINTTVIFFFIVSFI
- the RBP47C' gene encoding RNA-binding protein 47C' (RNA-binding protein 47C' (RBP47C'); CONTAINS InterPro DOMAIN/s: RNA recognition motif, RNP-1 (InterPro:IPR000504), Nucleotide-binding, alpha-beta plait (InterPro:IPR012677); BEST Arabidopsis thaliana protein match is: RNA-binding protein 47C (TAIR:AT1G47490.1); Has 31938 Blast hits to 20447 proteins in 871 species: Archae - 18; Bacteria - 2118; Metazoa - 16550; Fungi - 3781; Plants - 6384; Viruses - 46; Other Eukaryotes - 3041 (source: NCBI BLink).); this translates as MADVKVQSESESSDSHPLVDYQSLPPYPPPHPPVEVEENQPKTSPTPPPPHWMRYPPVLMPQMMYAPPPPMPFSPYHQYPNHHHFHHQSRGNKHQNAFNGENKTIWVGDLQNWMDEAYLNSAFTSAEEREIVSLKVIRNKHNGSSEGYGFVEFESHDVADKVLQEFNGAPMPNTDQPFRLNWASFSTGEKRLENNGPDLSIFVGDLAPDVSDALLHETFSEKYPSVKAAKVVLDANTGRSKGYGFVRFGDENERTKAMTEMNGVKCSSRAMRIGPATPRKTNGYQQQGGYMPSGAFTRSEGDTINTTIFVGGLDSSVTDEDLKQPFSEFGEIVSVKIPVGKGCGFVQFVNRPNAEEALEKLNGTVIGKQTVRLSWGRNPANKQPRDKYGNQWVDPYYGGQFYNGYGYMVPQPDPRMYPAAPYYPMYGGHQQQVS